From Patescibacteria group bacterium, a single genomic window includes:
- a CDS encoding peptidoglycan bridge formation protein FemAB: protein MGFEPISASQRKAYNRIVSHPLQSFEWGEFRERTGVQVIRRGLIKNGKIVDGFTLTLHPIPKTPWKIGYLPKGKLPDHQLISYLKRVGKENRCISIQIEPNVITTPHAIQTIKNLNLQPSAHPLFTKFTFVLDLNRTEEELLKSFHPKTRYNIKVAQKHHVNVVEKNTPEAFATYLTLLDETTKRQKFYAHSHEFHKTQWEILPHNAKAPFNELTSHLLLANYNNKTLAAWILFVFHDTLYYPYGASSSEHRETMASNLIMWEAIKFGKRLGLRYFDLWGALGLDPDPHDNWYGFHRFKQGYRPQHIEFVGSFDLVLNPLLYRTYLLANKARWILLKAIK from the coding sequence ATGGGGTTTGAACCTATTTCTGCATCACAAAGAAAAGCTTACAATCGCATTGTCAGCCATCCTCTACAGTCATTTGAATGGGGGGAGTTCCGAGAAAGAACAGGAGTACAAGTAATTCGTCGCGGATTGATTAAAAATGGAAAAATTGTTGACGGATTTACTCTCACTCTCCATCCTATTCCCAAAACACCATGGAAGATTGGTTATCTACCTAAAGGAAAGCTTCCAGATCATCAACTAATATCTTATCTAAAGAGAGTTGGAAAAGAAAATCGCTGTATTTCAATACAAATTGAGCCCAATGTTATCACCACTCCTCATGCCATACAAACAATAAAAAATCTTAATCTACAGCCTTCAGCGCATCCTCTTTTTACCAAATTCACTTTTGTTCTTGATCTTAATCGTACGGAAGAAGAACTCCTCAAAAGTTTTCATCCCAAAACGCGCTATAACATTAAAGTTGCACAAAAACATCATGTTAATGTTGTTGAAAAAAACACACCTGAAGCATTTGCAACTTATCTTACTTTACTTGATGAGACTACAAAAAGACAAAAATTTTATGCGCACTCGCATGAGTTTCATAAAACACAATGGGAAATACTTCCCCATAACGCTAAAGCACCCTTTAATGAATTAACATCGCACCTTTTGCTCGCAAATTATAATAATAAAACATTGGCTGCGTGGATTCTCTTTGTTTTCCATGATACTTTGTACTATCCATATGGGGCATCAAGCAGTGAACATCGGGAGACAATGGCATCAAATCTTATAATGTGGGAAGCAATCAAATTTGGCAAAAGGTTGGGCTTGCGATACTTTGATCTGTGGGGAGCACTTGGCTTAGATCCTGATCCTCATGATAATTGGTATGGCTTTCACCGTTTCAAACAAGGGTATAGACCACAACATATTGAGTTTGTAGGAAGTTTTGATTTAGTTCTTAATCCTTTATTGTATAGAACATATCTCTTAGCGAATAAAGCTCGCTGGATCTTACTGAAAGCAATCAAATAA
- a CDS encoding oligo-1,6-glucosidase encodes MDQQLHSFWARNKVIYHIYLRSFYDTTGDGIGDLRGIIKKLSYLNDGTENSLGIGGIWISPFFSSPMADFGYDVADYCSVDPLFGTMKDFDELLLECKKRDIAIIIDFIPNHTSSKHPWFIESSSSRSNPKRDWYIWKDPKPDGSPPNNWLARFGGSAWTFDKKTGQYYYHSFLPEQPDLNWHNPQVREAMFQCLSFWLDKGVKGVRIDAVEHLYKDPAFKDEPLNPEYNPSTDDPYHQLLHIYTRGRKESVQIVKQICDFLKQYDDVYVISEAKISPKLMAEWQRVCGYLNYSPLNFPFVNLPWDAHAYRSYIDIYDKEIGEIYWPNYFLSNHDEPRVVARVGKERARILAMMLLTLRGTPFLYYGDEIGIGYVPIPPDKIQDPYEKRVPGKGLGRDPVRTPLPWNDGVYGGFSIHEPWLPLNPDYKTCNIETQQKDKRSMLSLYKMLIHYRNRSKSLRLGTYQSIDCGNRDILAYERLFASEKHLIMLNFSSESQTVHYNGRGILICTTYLDRKMEKSSLSSFLLRPYEGCLFLCEVE; translated from the coding sequence GTGGATCAACAATTACACTCTTTTTGGGCTCGCAATAAAGTCATCTACCATATTTACCTTCGCAGTTTTTATGACACCACAGGAGATGGCATAGGAGATTTGAGAGGAATTATTAAGAAATTATCCTATCTTAATGATGGTACTGAGAATTCTCTTGGCATTGGAGGGATTTGGATTTCTCCATTTTTTTCATCTCCGATGGCTGATTTTGGATATGACGTTGCAGATTATTGTTCAGTTGATCCTCTCTTTGGGACAATGAAAGATTTTGATGAACTTCTTTTAGAATGCAAGAAACGTGATATAGCAATTATTATAGATTTTATTCCCAATCATACTTCCTCTAAGCATCCTTGGTTTATTGAGTCATCTTCCTCGCGTTCAAATCCTAAAAGAGATTGGTATATTTGGAAAGATCCCAAACCTGATGGTTCTCCCCCAAACAACTGGTTGGCTCGTTTTGGAGGATCTGCATGGACTTTTGATAAGAAAACAGGACAGTATTATTATCATTCTTTTCTACCCGAACAACCTGATCTAAATTGGCATAATCCTCAGGTTAGAGAGGCAATGTTTCAATGTCTGTCTTTCTGGCTGGATAAAGGTGTAAAGGGAGTGCGCATTGATGCTGTTGAACATCTTTATAAAGATCCGGCTTTTAAGGATGAACCTTTAAATCCTGAGTATAATCCATCAACAGACGATCCTTATCATCAACTTCTTCATATCTATACTCGAGGAAGAAAAGAATCAGTCCAGATCGTAAAACAAATCTGTGATTTTCTTAAACAATATGATGATGTATATGTTATAAGTGAGGCAAAGATTTCTCCTAAGTTAATGGCTGAATGGCAAAGGGTATGTGGATATTTGAATTATTCTCCGCTTAATTTTCCTTTTGTAAATCTTCCCTGGGATGCTCATGCATATAGATCGTATATTGATATTTATGATAAGGAAATAGGAGAGATCTATTGGCCTAATTATTTTCTTAGTAATCATGATGAACCGCGTGTTGTTGCTCGAGTGGGAAAAGAACGTGCAAGAATCCTTGCGATGATGCTATTGACTTTAAGAGGGACTCCCTTTTTATATTATGGCGATGAGATTGGTATTGGGTATGTACCTATACCTCCTGATAAAATTCAGGATCCTTATGAAAAACGTGTTCCAGGCAAAGGATTAGGTCGTGATCCTGTGAGAACACCCTTACCTTGGAATGATGGTGTATATGGGGGATTTTCTATTCATGAGCCCTGGCTTCCGCTCAATCCAGATTACAAAACTTGCAATATAGAAACTCAGCAAAAAGATAAGCGTTCTATGCTTTCTCTTTATAAGATGTTAATTCATTATCGCAATAGGAGTAAATCGCTTCGTCTTGGTACATATCAATCTATAGATTGTGGCAATCGTGATATTTTGGCGTATGAGAGGTTGTTCGCGTCAGAAAAGCATTTGATTATGCTTAATTTTTCATCAGAATCTCAAACGGTACATTATAATGGAAGAGGAATTTTGATCTGTACCACCTATTTGGATAGAAAGATGGAAAAATCATCACTGTCATCATTTTTATTACGTCCATATGAAGGATGTTTATTTTTGTGTGAGGTAGAATAA
- a CDS encoding N-acylmannosamine kinase, translated as MEKLFVVFDIGGTKIRVSASSDGERIEAPIVIPTPNFFDEGVHVLRESILRLVQGRKISSIAGGIAGPLDKEKTMLVKAPNLPEWVGKPLKLILERELKTHVFIENDAALAGLGEAHFGAGKLKSIVAYLTISTGVGGVRIVDGLIDRNDKGFEPGHQIIHKNGELCPGCGRRGHLEGHIGGAALTKRFGKRPEKIHDPKVWDNIAFDLAVGLNNIIVHWSADIVILGGSLMEKINLEKVKEYLADILQIYPIIPKIVRSELNEASGLYGALALLKLEKLLKQ; from the coding sequence ATGGAAAAACTCTTTGTCGTATTTGATATTGGCGGAACAAAGATACGCGTCAGCGCGTCATCTGATGGAGAAAGGATTGAGGCACCAATTGTTATTCCTACCCCAAATTTTTTTGATGAGGGAGTGCATGTTTTAAGGGAATCTATTTTACGACTTGTTCAGGGGAGGAAAATTTCTAGTATTGCAGGTGGTATTGCAGGTCCTCTAGATAAAGAGAAAACAATGCTAGTTAAAGCACCCAACCTTCCTGAATGGGTAGGAAAACCACTCAAGCTTATTCTTGAGCGGGAGCTGAAAACGCATGTCTTCATTGAAAATGATGCGGCACTTGCTGGATTGGGAGAGGCACATTTTGGTGCGGGAAAATTGAAGAGTATTGTTGCTTATCTGACAATTAGCACTGGTGTGGGAGGAGTAAGAATAGTTGATGGTCTGATTGATCGTAATGACAAAGGATTTGAGCCAGGACATCAGATTATCCATAAAAATGGTGAGCTTTGTCCAGGTTGTGGACGCAGAGGGCATTTAGAAGGACACATTGGTGGAGCAGCATTAACTAAGCGTTTTGGCAAGCGTCCTGAGAAAATTCATGATCCTAAAGTATGGGATAATATTGCGTTTGATTTAGCTGTCGGTCTTAACAATATAATTGTCCATTGGTCTGCGGATATTGTTATACTGGGGGGGTCACTTATGGAGAAGATAAATTTAGAAAAAGTAAAAGAATATTTAGCTGATATACTCCAGATTTATCCTATTATTCCGAAAATCGTGAGATCTGAACTTAATGAGGCAAGTGGTCTCTATGGAGCTCTTGCTTTGTTGAAGTTAGAAAAACTTCTTAAACAATAG
- a CDS encoding superoxide dismutase, Ni — MINIILKILAFFWPLRPVFAHCDIPCGIYDPHTAQLAAHTVLRMTQLIMTSKVNNTQQSIHDISRFTKVKEEHAELVKHEIRVLWGDYFKEEHLKEYPHLHDLVFKTLKLASKARQEINEDVAKDLLLHVQQIAEIFYKTKGLKPYRVASYYPTGLEIVQYK; from the coding sequence ATGATTAATATAATATTGAAAATTTTAGCGTTCTTTTGGCCGTTAAGACCTGTATTTGCTCATTGTGATATTCCCTGTGGTATTTATGATCCTCATACAGCACAACTTGCAGCTCATACTGTACTGCGTATGACTCAACTAATTATGACATCGAAAGTGAATAATACGCAACAGTCAATACATGATATTTCTCGGTTTACAAAAGTAAAAGAAGAACACGCAGAACTTGTGAAACACGAAATTAGAGTGCTGTGGGGAGATTATTTTAAAGAGGAGCATCTTAAAGAATATCCTCATCTTCATGATTTAGTCTTTAAAACTCTCAAACTGGCATCAAAAGCAAGACAAGAAATAAACGAAGATGTCGCCAAAGATCTTCTTTTACATGTTCAACAAATTGCAGAAATATTCTATAAAACAAAAGGTCTTAAACCTTATCGAGTCGCATCCTATTATCCCACTGGACTTGAGATAGTGCAATATAAATAA
- a CDS encoding 50S ribosomal protein L11 methyltransferase yields the protein MELFLLGVIIILLLFLLSMIWPPDSPWSPWWRTNKVTAKKICKLAKVSSNDMIYDLGCGDGTALITAAKISNACGIGIEIDPLRVLIAKIRTFIHGVSHKITVERGDFFKVDISQATVVFVYLIPKTLKRLEKKFLAELKPGTKIVSYVYPIDYLPLLTYDVEHQIYVYEIPHQSINSGKG from the coding sequence ATGGAATTATTTCTTTTAGGAGTAATAATAATTCTTCTTCTCTTTCTTCTTTCCATGATATGGCCGCCTGATAGTCCCTGGTCTCCATGGTGGAGAACAAACAAAGTAACAGCTAAAAAAATTTGTAAACTTGCTAAGGTATCCTCAAACGATATGATATATGATCTAGGCTGTGGAGACGGAACTGCACTCATAACCGCTGCTAAAATCAGTAATGCTTGTGGAATTGGTATTGAGATTGATCCTTTACGTGTACTGATTGCAAAAATCAGAACTTTCATTCATGGTGTCTCACATAAGATCACGGTAGAAAGGGGAGATTTTTTTAAAGTAGATATTTCTCAAGCAACTGTTGTTTTTGTTTATTTAATTCCCAAAACATTGAAACGCCTAGAGAAAAAATTTCTTGCAGAGTTAAAGCCTGGAACTAAAATAGTAAGCTACGTATATCCTATTGATTATCTTCCTCTTTTGACCTATGACGTAGAGCATCAAATATACGTTTATGAGATTCCACATCAGTCAATTAACAGCGGAAAAGGTTAA
- the clpB gene encoding chaperone protein ClpB, with protein sequence MDGEQLQDFLKPISPEEALKKYTINLTDNAKKGKIDPVIGREIEIRRVMEILSRRTKNNPVLIGDPGVGKTAIVEGLAQKIAAGDVPTTLKDKVLLVLDFAQLLAGAKFRGEFEERLKAVIKAIEEGEGKYIIFIDELHTLVGGGAAEGSVDAANILKPSLARGTLKMIGATTIGEYRKYIEKDPALARRFQPVMVDEPTIEDTISILRGIKEKYELHHGIRITDNAIIAAAKLSAQYIPQRFLPDKAIDLIDEAAAAIKIETESMPAELDALKRKITQIEIELAALRKEKTDIAKNRQQQAEKELIELKKQAEQIEKRWQQQRGLIQDIQEIRAKIDALRIELEQAEREVDLQKAAEIKYGKIPELEKQLNTLMDEWKKIPEEERVLREEVDEDDIAKVVSRWTGIPASRMLASEAERLMNLEDELGKFVVGQEDAVRVIARAIRRSRSGLGEKTRPIGSFLFLGPTGVGKTETAKALATILFNDPHAMIRIDMSEYQEAHSVARLIGAPPGYVGYEEGGQLTEAVRRRPYSVVLFDEIEKAHSQVFNVFLQIFDEGRLTDSKGVTVDFKNTIIIMTSNLAGDIIRDAAGKNNAETREKVWQVLHQYFKPEFLNRLDSVVIFNPLSAKDVLQIARLQLERVKVRLSENGINLVITDDLISYFAEEGFDPVFGARPLRRIIEERLVDEIALRIIEGSIKPGDTVTPVVKNGNVVID encoded by the coding sequence ATGGATGGAGAACAATTGCAGGATTTCCTCAAACCTATTTCTCCTGAGGAAGCCCTCAAGAAATACACAATCAACTTAACTGATAATGCTAAAAAAGGGAAAATTGATCCAGTGATTGGTCGGGAGATCGAGATTCGTCGCGTGATGGAGATTCTTTCGCGAAGAACAAAAAACAATCCTGTACTAATTGGCGATCCCGGTGTCGGAAAAACAGCAATCGTTGAAGGTCTAGCTCAGAAAATTGCAGCAGGAGATGTACCAACAACGCTTAAAGATAAAGTATTACTTGTTTTGGATTTCGCACAACTTCTTGCAGGTGCAAAATTTCGCGGTGAGTTTGAAGAACGTCTGAAAGCTGTGATTAAAGCAATAGAAGAAGGAGAAGGAAAATATATTATTTTTATTGATGAATTACATACACTTGTTGGGGGAGGTGCTGCTGAAGGATCAGTTGATGCTGCTAATATTCTTAAACCTTCTCTTGCTCGAGGAACCCTGAAAATGATTGGCGCTACAACAATAGGTGAATATCGCAAATATATTGAAAAGGATCCAGCTTTGGCCAGGCGCTTCCAGCCAGTTATGGTGGATGAGCCAACTATTGAAGACACGATATCTATCTTAAGAGGTATTAAGGAGAAATATGAGCTTCATCATGGTATTCGTATTACAGATAATGCAATTATTGCAGCAGCTAAACTTTCTGCTCAGTATATTCCTCAACGCTTTCTTCCAGATAAGGCAATAGATCTTATTGATGAAGCGGCTGCAGCAATCAAAATCGAAACAGAAAGTATGCCTGCAGAACTTGATGCACTGAAAAGGAAGATCACTCAAATTGAGATAGAGCTTGCGGCTTTAAGAAAAGAAAAAACAGATATAGCCAAAAATAGGCAGCAGCAGGCGGAGAAAGAACTAATAGAACTAAAAAAGCAAGCTGAACAGATTGAAAAGAGGTGGCAGCAGCAACGTGGACTTATCCAAGATATTCAGGAAATTCGTGCAAAAATAGATGCTTTGCGTATTGAGCTTGAGCAAGCTGAGAGAGAGGTTGATCTGCAGAAAGCAGCCGAGATAAAGTATGGAAAGATTCCGGAACTTGAAAAACAGTTAAATACTCTTATGGATGAATGGAAGAAAATACCAGAGGAAGAGCGTGTACTCAGAGAAGAGGTTGATGAGGATGATATTGCAAAAGTAGTCTCCAGATGGACAGGAATTCCTGCATCACGCATGCTTGCCAGTGAGGCTGAGAGATTAATGAATTTAGAGGATGAATTAGGAAAATTTGTTGTAGGTCAAGAGGATGCAGTGAGAGTTATTGCTCGCGCAATTCGGCGTTCACGATCTGGTCTAGGAGAGAAGACACGTCCAATAGGATCATTTCTCTTTCTTGGTCCAACAGGAGTTGGTAAGACTGAGACGGCAAAAGCTCTAGCAACAATTCTTTTTAATGATCCTCACGCAATGATTCGTATCGATATGAGTGAATACCAGGAAGCACATAGTGTTGCCCGTCTTATTGGTGCTCCACCTGGTTATGTAGGATATGAGGAAGGAGGACAATTAACGGAAGCTGTTCGACGTCGCCCCTACTCTGTTGTTTTATTTGATGAAATTGAAAAAGCTCATTCTCAAGTTTTTAATGTCTTCCTTCAGATATTTGATGAGGGAAGATTAACTGATAGCAAAGGAGTAACTGTTGACTTTAAAAATACAATCATAATTATGACGAGTAACTTGGCAGGTGATATTATTAGAGATGCAGCGGGGAAAAATAATGCTGAGACACGTGAGAAAGTTTGGCAAGTTTTGCATCAGTATTTTAAGCCGGAATTTCTCAATAGACTTGATTCTGTAGTCATCTTTAATCCTTTATCGGCAAAAGATGTGTTGCAAATTGCCCGTCTGCAACTGGAGCGAGTCAAAGTAAGGCTTAGTGAAAATGGTATTAATTTAGTAATAACTGATGATCTAATTTCCTACTTTGCTGAAGAAGGATTTGATCCTGTTTTTGGGGCTCGTCCATTAAGACGCATAATAGAAGAACGATTAGTTGATGAGATTGCTTTAAGAATAATTGAAGGATCGATCAAACCAGGAGATACTGTCACTCCCGTTGTCAAAAATGGAAACGTTGTTATAGATTAA
- the pcrA gene encoding ATP-dependent DNA helicase PcrA — translation MEKTLLNGLNSEQQKAVLNTEGPMIVLAGAGSGKTRVLTYKVMYLMLEKKVDPASILMVTFTNKAAGEMKERIQNFLSNLADYSFSSYPFISTFHSLCARILRIDGYRVGISSHFIIYDDSDQLEAIKEAMNKLYISTKDFKPYSVLATISQAKNELIYEDEYVTFARGLFQNTVAKIYPLYQKILKENDALDFDDLILQTIKLFRENPDVLAKYQNQFRYILIDEYQDTNRSQYILTKFLAEKWRNLCVVGDFAQSIYSWRGADYRNLLKIKNDYPDVKTFSLSQNYRSTQKILDGATAVIAKNTSHPILSLWTQNPDGEAIEIYEAENEQDEADFIIRTILNHGLSKLSDVAVLYRTNAQSRVVEEAFLHHGIPYILVGGTRFYERREIKDVLSYLRLLANSQESIALKRAEKIGKTRLQKLMHYKQQLASINDIPTIQLLDGVLSATDYLSLYDEKDEEDRYRLENIKELRSVALSFPNLIDFLENIALVEQEYTLGPKEKTLKNAVTLMTLHAAKGLEYSIVFMIGMEEGLFPHSRALLNKEELEEERRLCYVGMTRAKQKLYLTHARRRLFFGQRSMNTVSRFVADLPHHVIENQPLSDAYAKKKMTHESIFD, via the coding sequence ATGGAAAAAACTCTACTCAATGGTCTCAATTCAGAACAGCAAAAAGCTGTCCTGAATACAGAAGGTCCAATGATCGTCCTTGCAGGTGCAGGATCAGGAAAAACAAGAGTACTTACATATAAAGTTATGTATCTTATGTTGGAAAAAAAAGTCGATCCCGCATCAATTCTCATGGTAACATTTACAAATAAAGCTGCAGGAGAAATGAAAGAAAGAATTCAAAATTTTCTCTCCAATCTTGCTGACTACTCATTCTCATCATATCCTTTTATTTCCACATTTCATTCGTTGTGTGCTCGAATTCTTAGAATTGATGGATATAGAGTTGGGATTTCTTCTCATTTTATTATCTATGATGACTCAGATCAACTTGAAGCGATCAAAGAAGCAATGAATAAACTTTATATCTCAACAAAAGACTTCAAACCTTATTCAGTTTTAGCAACGATATCTCAAGCTAAAAATGAATTGATCTATGAAGATGAGTATGTAACATTTGCACGAGGATTATTTCAAAACACAGTAGCTAAAATCTATCCTCTATATCAAAAAATTCTTAAAGAAAATGATGCACTTGATTTTGATGATCTTATACTGCAAACCATTAAACTCTTTCGAGAGAATCCCGACGTTCTTGCAAAATATCAAAATCAATTTCGCTACATACTTATTGATGAATATCAAGACACTAACAGATCTCAGTATATCTTAACTAAATTTCTTGCTGAAAAATGGAGAAATCTTTGTGTTGTTGGAGATTTTGCACAAAGTATTTATAGCTGGAGAGGAGCAGATTATAGAAACCTCTTAAAAATTAAAAACGATTATCCAGATGTAAAAACCTTTTCACTGTCTCAAAATTATAGATCCACGCAGAAAATTCTTGACGGTGCGACAGCAGTTATTGCCAAAAACACATCTCACCCGATTCTTTCATTATGGACTCAGAATCCAGACGGAGAAGCAATTGAAATCTATGAAGCAGAAAATGAACAAGATGAAGCTGATTTTATTATCAGAACAATTTTGAATCATGGACTCAGCAAATTAAGTGATGTTGCTGTACTCTATAGAACAAATGCCCAATCGCGTGTTGTTGAAGAAGCATTTCTGCACCATGGCATTCCCTATATTCTGGTAGGAGGAACGCGTTTTTATGAAAGACGTGAAATCAAAGACGTCCTTTCATATTTGCGCTTGTTAGCAAATTCTCAAGAATCAATAGCTCTTAAACGTGCGGAAAAGATCGGAAAGACTCGTTTGCAAAAACTTATGCATTATAAACAACAGTTAGCAAGCATCAATGATATACCAACCATACAGCTTCTTGATGGCGTTCTTTCCGCTACAGATTATCTTTCTCTTTATGATGAAAAGGATGAAGAGGATAGATATCGACTTGAAAATATAAAAGAACTCAGATCTGTTGCGCTTTCTTTTCCCAATCTTATTGATTTCCTAGAAAATATCGCGTTGGTTGAACAAGAATATACATTAGGACCAAAAGAAAAAACATTAAAAAATGCTGTGACTCTGATGACGCTCCATGCAGCTAAAGGACTTGAATATTCTATTGTCTTTATGATTGGAATGGAAGAGGGACTTTTCCCCCACAGTAGAGCCCTTTTGAATAAAGAAGAGTTAGAAGAAGAACGAAGACTCTGCTATGTGGGAATGACAAGAGCAAAACAAAAACTCTACCTTACTCATGCAAGACGAAGACTTTTTTTTGGACAAAGATCTATGAATACAGTTTCCCGATTTGTTGCCGATCTTCCTCATCATGTTATAGAAAATCAACCACTATCTGATGCTTATGCAAAAAAGAAGATGACTCATGAGAGTATTTTTGATTAA